The stretch of DNA GAAGGCCGCGGCGAAGACCCGATCGTACACTTTTACGAGACCTTCCTCAACCAGTACGACCCGCAAACCCGCGAACGGCGCGGCGTGTATTACACCCCCGAACCGGTGGTGAAGTACATTGTCCGCTCGGTGCACAGCCTGTTGAAGACCCGTTTTGGACTGCGAGACGGGCTGGCTGACCCATCCGTCACCGTACTGGATCCGGCCGCCGGCACCCTGACCTTTCCGGCGGAGGCGATCCGCCTAGCGGTAGAGGAATACGTGGGTAAATATGGCCAGGGTGGCAAGCAGGGCTTTATTCGCAACCAGATTCTGAAAAATTTCTACGCGCTGGAACTGATGATGGCGCCCTACGCCATCGGGCACATGAAGATCAGCTATTTACTTGAGTCACTCGGCTATCAACTGCAGGGGGATGACAGCTTCCAGCTCTACCTGACCAACACGTTGGAAATGGAGGAGATCGAGCAGATCAGCATTCCCGGAATCAGCGCACTGAGCGTGGAAAGCCGGCTGGCGGGCAAGGTGAAGCGCGAGCCGATCATGGTGATCATGGGCAACCCGCCCTATTCCGGCATCTCTGCAAACAAGAATGCCTGGACGGAGAAACTGCTGAAGACCGATGTTGACGGCGCACAGGGCTATTACACGGTGGACGACAAACCGCTGGGTGAGCGTAACCCCAAAATGCTGCAGGACGATTACGTCAAGTTCCTGCGCTTTGCCCAGTGGAAGATTCACAAGGCTGGCAAGGGGGTGGTGGCGATGATCACCAACCATGCCTACCTGGATAACCCCACCTTTAGGGGCATGCGCCAATCGCTGATGAAGACCTTTGATGAGGTATTTATCCTTGACCTCCACGGCAACAGCCTGAAGAAGGAAACCGCCCCGGATGGCGGCAGGGATGAAAATGTCTTTGACATCCGCTTGGGTGTAGCAATTATCCTTCTAATTAAACAGTACAAAAATGCTAAATTCATAAAAGCAATAAAACACAGTAATTTGTTTGGGTTAAGAAGTGAAAAATATCATTATTTAACTGAAAACCAACTTAACACAATTCCATGGAAAGAAATCCATCCAAAATCGAAGTTTTATTTTTTTATACCGAGGGATTCATCATCAGAGAAAAAATATTATCAATTACCAGCAATAACAGATATTTTTATTCAATACAGTAGTGGAATAAAAACCCATCGAGATCATTTTGTTTACGATATTGGTAAAGATGCGTTATTACGCCGAATTAGACAATTCCGGGATATGTCTAATCCTGATGAAATTATTGCTTCTGCATACAATTTGCGTGACACAAGTTCATGGAATTTGGGGAAAAGTCGAAGAGAATTATCAAGATTAGAAAATTTGGACAGTTATGTCTTTCTTTGTCTTTATAGACCCTTTGATATCCAAAACATATTTTATCACCCAAGCCTTGTTGACAGGAATCGGTTTGAAGTCATGCAACATATGCTTGATGAGAATATTGGCTTGACTGTTGGCCGTCAAGGGCAGGTTGTCGGGAAACAACAGAAATGGAATTTAGCATTTATTTCAGACAAAATTGTTGATGTGAATTTATATTATCGAGGCGGGGCGGTGCTTCTGCCTTTATATTTAAATAAAGAAAATCAAGAGTTTAACCTTTTTAATCAAGATTCGAACGGTAAACAAACAAATATTTTGCCGCAAAAATTAACAAAACTAATGATTGAATATGACGATAGTTTTTCACCCGAAAATATCCTTTATTATATTTATGCGGTTTTATACAGCAATATTTATCGTATTTCTTATGCAGACTTCCTGAACAACGATTACCCTCGAATTCCATTTACAAAAGATCCAGAATTATTTATAGCTGCTGCTTCATTGGGAAGGAGGTTGGCTAATTTGCATTTGCTGAAAAGCCCGGAGCTTGACCAGCCGACCGTCAAATACCAGGGGCAGGGCGATGATCACACCATCGGGAAGCCCAGCTATAATGAAGACGAACAACGCGTTTACATCAACAAAACCCATTATTTTGAGGGCGTGCCGCCCGAGGTGTGGGCTTACCAGATTGGCGGCTACCAGGTGCTGGACAAATACCTCAAAGACCGCAGGGGTCGCAAGATGGACGACCCGCGGCATTACATCCACATCGCCACCGCGCTGGAAAAGACGATCGAAATCCAAGCCGAGATTGATGCGCTCTACCCCGAGGTGGAGGAGGATGTAATAGAGTTTTAGAGATAAAATAATTATTTTCGGAGGAGAAATGCGTAATTTATACTAGAAATCGAACAACATAACAAAGAATTTAATCCCTAAGGAATTTGAAACCGAAGCTGCATTTGAAGAGTATGTCTTCAAAAACCAGGATCTCTTGGATGATGTCATTATTCTTTACCGCCAAATTCGAACAGGTTCCAAGCAAGATATCCCGGATATGTTAGGCGTTGATCAAGATGCAAACGTATGCATCATTGAAATGAAGAATAATGAAGTCAGTGAAGACATTCTTCCTCAAGTTTTAGGGTATGCCATGTGGGCAGAAACAAATCCCGATTCAATCAAAGCAATTTGGCTTGAATCAAAAAACAAGCCTGATGATATTCAAATCGATTGGGATTCAATTCAGGTAAGGGTAATCGTCATTGCACCATCCTTTAAATCAAATGTCTTGAAAATGACTTCAAAAATTGGTTACCCTGTTGATCTTGTCCAAATTCAACGATTCATCTTTGAAACCGATGAATTTGTCCTTGTTGAGACAATCGAAGATTCTTTTTCCAGAAAACCCGGTGTAACAACTACTTTACAGGATTGGACATGGGAATACTATTACGAAAATCATAGCAAAGAAGCAACCGATCAATTCAAGAAAACAGTAGAGGCTCTTGATGCCTTTGCCAAAGAAAAGGGTTGGAATTTACCCTATAATCTTAATAAATACTATACAGGATTCAAGTTTACGAATAAAGTTGTTTTTGATGTATGTTGGTCAGGTATAAGTACCTGGGATTTACGAATTAAAATTCCTGAAGAAATTGCTGCAAATTTTATAGGCGAAAAATGGAATTATCAAAGATACGACTCCCAATTTAAACAAGCCTATTTTCGAACAAAATCCGGAAAATTTGAAGAACTTAGAGAAATGGACGATTTTCTTGTCTTGGCATACAAGCGAATTTCAGGATTTAATAAGTAATTACTCACTTATGCAAACAAAACAGCCAGAAAAATTAATTGACCATACTATCTTTAAAGGATAAAAAAATGATTGTTAATTGGGTTCAAGCAGTGATTACATTAGGAGCAGTTTTCGTAGCATTATTTCAAGAACATATCAAGAGGATGTTTTGATTTAGAAGTAATGCCAACAAATTTGGGAAACCTCATCTTTGAGGTGGGTAAATATAAATTAAATATTATTGTTGGGGCTTCAAATATCGATAAGCCAATAAAGAGATCTATTTATATTGACTTCAGTGGAAAATGGAATGATGACGAAAAACAAATGATCGGTAAAGAAATTAATTTAAAAATGAGAGGTTGAAGAAAAATTTATTTTGACAATAAAGGGTTAATTATGGCTTTTTTTTCAAAATTTGAAGGCGATAATAATAAGGATTTATATGAAATCCAAAATTCAATATTAAGCGACCCGGGAGGAGACTCGGCAATTCCTCTTTTTCTACGACCAAGTATTTCTTTGTATAAGAAAGCCATGCATTTTTTCGAACTCAATGACGAAATTACCAGGATAGTAAGCATGGGTTGCCCTTATAAAACATACAATTTCTCTCCATTTATAGAAATTATTGAGGCTTACTATCGATATATTTGGGGGCGTCAATACTACTTAGACTTCCCTGGATATAATATTCCAAAAGAGAAGGATGATTGGATTGATCATTATAAGAAATTCTTAATTCAAGAGGGAAATTCGTTTTCAGAATGGGATTATTTTTTTCCAAGCATTATCCACCTCTTAGCTGTTCAAGGATTGGGTTATTTTTTTGAATTAAGAGACCATTTATTATTAATAATGAATAATTCATATACCAACAACATACGAAGAGTATTTGACCGTGAAATTTCATTTTTAAGCCCTAAACAACAAGCCCGAATGTTAGAAAATGAGGATAATTTTGTTGAGTTAAATCGGGATCAAATAATTGAACTAATAATAAAAAATAAGACTAATAATATGAAATTATTATTCTAATCAGCTTCTTAAAAGTGCGCGGCTGCCTGCCGTGTAAGAAACAATAGGAGTTCCGAGCACCAATTTTCTCAACCAGTTGTCATAGTGAGAGGAGCGCTGTGGAGGGAAGCCGTCTCTGGTGGAAACATGAGATCGCTTCGTAATCTCGCGATGACAGGTGGGACGCGATGTCATTGCGAACGCAGTGAAGCAATCTCCGGGGCGGAAGTGGAGATCGCGTCGCAAGCTCGCGATGACAACCTTCGTGTTCTTTGTGTCCTTTGTGGTTCAAAACAAGGCGCTGGGCTCAGGTGCACTTCACAGTCGCTTCGCTTTTGAGAATACCGCGTTCACAGGTGGTCAGGGTTTGATTTTTTCATCGTGATGGGTGTTCCCGGTCCTACTCCCAGTTTTGGGGGTTTGCAAGGATATAATCGAAACATGATTGGTAATCCTGATCATCGCGGATGATGTGTTCGTAGTAATTGCGCTGCCACAGGCGGGTTGGAAATGGCTGCCAATTGTCGCCATGGACGCCATCGAGATAGCGCCGCGTAGTCAGGGATTTGAAACGTCCCACAATATTGCCCAGGGTTAACCGTTGGATTGATGCATCATCCGGAGGGAGATTGATTTGCCGATCACCCGTAGGGGCAACCCTCCGTGGTTGCCCTGGGCAGGCACAGAGACCTGCCCCTACGATGGGATTATCTACTTCAGGTGCATCGCCGATGTGCAATTCAATAATCCCATGAAAAAGATTCGGCATGATCGTAATATAATTTGATATTTCCTCGTATACCTGCACCACCCTCTCCCCGGCTGGGCAGGGGTAGATTTCACCATTATTGTCATTGCGAACGAAGTGAAGCAATCTCAGGAGTGCGGCACTTGAGATCGCTTCGCAAGCTCGCGATGACAAATTCGCATCGCTTGGTGGCGCTTCGCAGTCGCAGCTTGTGATGACAGACATTGTCACGCGGTTCACTGGCGTGAACACACGGTGACCTAAGGTTTTCTATCAGTTATCCCTGTCTGATGCATCATTCGCAGTGAGTTTAATTTGCCGGTCACCCGTAGGGGCAACCCTTCGTGGTTGCCTTGGGCGGACACGGAGGTCCGCCCCTACGATGAGATTATCGATTCCAACCCCGGTCTTCAGTCTCCCGTCCCCGGTCTCTCCACTCACCATCATCGTCCCCGAGCGCAGGCGCTCGAAGAGTGCTACGCAAAGTGGGATCACTATTCACTATCATCGTCCCCGAGCGAAGCGAGTGGGATCACTATTCACTATTCACTATCCACCATTCACTCCAAGTATAATATTCCCCATGCCACTTTCAACCGAAATCTCCCAGATCATCCGCTCGAAGCGCAAAACCTACAGCCTGGAAGTCAAACCCGATGGTCAGTTGATCGTGCGCGCACCCGAATCCGCCACCCGAGCCGAGATCAACGCTGTGGTGAAGGCAAAAGCTGCCTGGATCGAAAAAACCCGCGCCAGGCTGGCAGCCAAGCCTGCGATGCCCCCACCCAAAACCTTCACGCCCGGTGAAAAATTCTGGT from Brevefilum fermentans encodes:
- a CDS encoding type ISP restriction/modification enzyme, with amino-acid sequence MEKLLTQYLKDIADTEKRGDAREETFYPALKTLFSGFPLEKGRRTDVTQLPKQTEAGNPDFRVWDGDHFIVGYIEAKAPGTNLDQAETSEQLERYLNTFPNVILTDFYEFRLYRNGIMIDRAIIGRLFTARTLKTTPPLENIDAFEKLANRFFSFKLPKTFTAESLAVELAKRTRFLRDQVVAEELRESERGKGAIYGFYQAFQKYLITSLTPQQFADLYSQTIAYGLFAARTRADGDFNRKIAFDYIPQSIGILREVFQFISLGNLSDQMEVIVDDITAVLNAADINSILDQYYKEGRGEDPIVHFYETFLNQYDPQTRERRGVYYTPEPVVKYIVRSVHSLLKTRFGLRDGLADPSVTVLDPAAGTLTFPAEAIRLAVEEYVGKYGQGGKQGFIRNQILKNFYALELMMAPYAIGHMKISYLLESLGYQLQGDDSFQLYLTNTLEMEEIEQISIPGISALSVESRLAGKVKREPIMVIMGNPPYSGISANKNAWTEKLLKTDVDGAQGYYTVDDKPLGERNPKMLQDDYVKFLRFAQWKIHKAGKGVVAMITNHAYLDNPTFRGMRQSLMKTFDEVFILDLHGNSLKKETAPDGGRDENVFDIRLGVAIILLIKQYKNAKFIKAIKHSNLFGLRSEKYHYLTENQLNTIPWKEIHPKSKFYFFIPRDSSSEKKYYQLPAITDIFIQYSSGIKTHRDHFVYDIGKDALLRRIRQFRDMSNPDEIIASAYNLRDTSSWNLGKSRRELSRLENLDSYVFLCLYRPFDIQNIFYHPSLVDRNRFEVMQHMLDENIGLTVGRQGQVVGKQQKWNLAFISDKIVDVNLYYRGGAVLLPLYLNKENQEFNLFNQDSNGKQTNILPQKLTKLMIEYDDSFSPENILYYIYAVLYSNIYRISYADFLNNDYPRIPFTKDPELFIAAASLGRRLANLHLLKSPELDQPTVKYQGQGDDHTIGKPSYNEDEQRVYINKTHYFEGVPPEVWAYQIGGYQVLDKYLKDRRGRKMDDPRHYIHIATALEKTIEIQAEIDALYPEVEEDVIEF
- a CDS encoding PDDEXK family nuclease, whose translation is MDDVIILYRQIRTGSKQDIPDMLGVDQDANVCIIEMKNNEVSEDILPQVLGYAMWAETNPDSIKAIWLESKNKPDDIQIDWDSIQVRVIVIAPSFKSNVLKMTSKIGYPVDLVQIQRFIFETDEFVLVETIEDSFSRKPGVTTTLQDWTWEYYYENHSKEATDQFKKTVEALDAFAKEKGWNLPYNLNKYYTGFKFTNKVVFDVCWSGISTWDLRIKIPEEIAANFIGEKWNYQRYDSQFKQAYFRTKSGKFEELREMDDFLVLAYKRISGFNK
- a CDS encoding transposase is translated as MQVYEEISNYITIMPNLFHGIIELHIGDAPEVDNPIVGAGLCACPGQPRRVAPTGDRQINLPPDDASIQRLTLGNIVGRFKSLTTRRYLDGVHGDNWQPFPTRLWQRNYYEHIIRDDQDYQSCFDYILANPQNWE